In Brassica napus cultivar Da-Ae chromosome C2, Da-Ae, whole genome shotgun sequence, the sequence AGTGCTTCACCAAACTGGAAAATGTATTGTTTCCATAGATTTGAAAGGTTTCAAAACATTGAGATTATTGATTTCGATTAAGGCACCCATATCTTTGGTGAAAATGCATTAAATATACTATCTTGGACCAAAGGAACTATTTTGATCCTAACAATTTCAGTCACGCTAAATACGAGCTAAACAAGTGGTTAGTGTTAAATATAACCTCAACTcatttataattcaaaaaaaactatcttgttttttaaaaagtgaATAAATCTATATTGACTATAACAAAATTTAGTCAACCATTAACTAATATACCATGAATTTTACCAATTTTTAGTCATTGTATATAAgtgtttaaaactatttattattttttggagtCTTTACAGGTTTAGGTATGTTTTGAAGCaatgtggtgattttggagcattttagaAATAAAGACAAAACAAACTCGTAGCTGTTCATTGAACCAGCCAAAGTCGACATTCAGAGTCAACCGTTGATCGACAAACATCACTTGTCGTCGATCAACAACAAAGCGCGAGAGCGAGCCGCTAGTTCATGACTGACTTGAAGCTCAAGTttcaaataattacaaaactaCTACTGGCCgactttaacctaatatttatgtgctctgtCATTGTATTGTGCAACACACGCTTTCTTATTTTCTGTTCTTCACAACATaaggtttttagggtttttagtagTTTGAACAGAAGATCCAAAACTCCTTCAGAGCTTTGTATTGGaactatagttttttttaccttattctatttatgcattttattcAGATATTTGCTTTGTtctgctttgctatgtctgagtagttttcCTTGTTAGAGTTAAGGTTTATTAGGGTTATGAAGGATTAGCCAAAACTATAGAATTGCTAAAGTGATAATTAAACAACCTTCAAAGAATTGCTATTAATGACTATGTTCTAAAGTAGCTAACTAAGACCTTGATTTTAGGATTGTGGACAACTATGACGATAGATTCTGCACCAGAATAAATTCTCATGAGCTAGGATTGGTAGAAACAAGCGACAGCTGATTTAGTTAAGACTAGTGAACATATCGATCAGCTCGTTAACACTTGTCTAaggtagcatcgatcgacgctaaatcaatagcatcgatcgacgctaactcaatagcatcgatcgacgctcgatCTCTATCAACAAGTAACAGCTAAGATATTGGACTTAGCCAACAAATTTGATTCGCACCGAAAGCTGGACATCTTTTGCATTAGACATCGAGTTCTAGAATTGTCATCTGCATAACTTAAGCATTATATATCACTATAATCAGAGTATTGTATCCAAACTCAAAGTTTGTACATGTAACGGCTCCATATAGTTTGATTTTGGGGCTGCTTACCCCACTGGAAGACAGGAAGAGCAAATCTTATAACCTTGCATATAGGTGGTACACCCACTACGGCTTTATGTCTCCGAAAGTTCTCTGCAGAGCTTTGCTTTGAGTATGTGAATGAGACAAATAGGAGAGGGTAAACTTTATTTATAAGAGATGGAAGGAAGAAaccctagtttttttttaatgagccGTAGATAAGCCCGTTTTcccttaaaaaaatttatgggCCGGTATTGGAATGTTACggataaaatctaaaaaatcaaaGAATTACAAGGAAACCGgttagttttatattatatcgATGTGCAGATGTTTGTGCTTGTAGTTTAGTGCACATTTTAAACAAATCGTGTACCCAATACTAATGAATAAACACGCTAGCATATCAGGAATGATATTGTCATTGACCACCAATGTTTTTATATGGTTGATGACCCGTAGAGAGACATTTATTAATTTGTAGGACTGAGAATACAAACACGTAGCATAGCAGCGAAGTAGAAGAAGACAAAGCATCAATAGACTGACAAAAGAACAATAATAGAAACACAATAATAGTTTTGGATCATTAGTTTTTCTTTCGAAGCACAATTAGGTACTGCATTCCGGGTTTGGCATTCAGGAGGCGAGGAAGCTCTTGGCGTAGCTTGGCCTCGATGAGGTCAAAGACTTTGGTAAAGACTTGCTCTCCAAAATGTTGAGATAGGAAAGTTCCAAAGGATGCCCTGCAAGAGACTGCCAAAACCTTGGGGTCAAGCGTAAACTCCCCCTTTGCGTGAATGATATCTTCGAACGCCTCTATTGTGAATCTCCCGTTTTCCTCTATGATTTGCTTCAACTCACTTTCTTCTGCAAAGTAGAGTGGCGTGCTAAAAGAGTCCACCTTGTCTTGTTCGATAACACCCTTTTAATTAGAAGCAGAAGCTAGTGTTAGATGTTTAGTAGTAcgtttttggttttaattagGTAATCTGAATATGCAAGccatgttacaaaaaaaagaaaactgaatATGTACCTGTTGAGCAAGGTCGTTAAGAGAAGCTCCGACAGCATCCAACACTATTCCTTTGGAGGTCTCGGACATCTTAACTCCGTCTCTCAGACACGATCCAAAAAGCAACATCAATCCCCCGGGGACGAGCTCGTCGGCTCTAGCATCTAATAGAATCTTGGCGTCGGCTGAGTACTGATCAAGATATGCTTTCTTGACCGCTTTGTTGAACCCAGTGCAATGCATGTCTCTGTTCCAGGATGGAGAGTCGCGGTCCGTGATCCCTTTGGGGATTTTGGAGGTGAAATGGAATGCGTAATTGATAACTCCTATGTGGAAACTCTCTTTAGGAAGAACACGTTCGAAGAAGGAACCAGGAACACCAGCACTATAGTATCTTCTGCCCGCAGGAAGTGACTGGAAGAGAGTGTTGAAATCGTTAGTGGTAAAGTCGTTGAAGAGGACTTGGAACTCGATGTTCTCGGCCGGGTTTTGTCCGG encodes:
- the LOC106444558 gene encoding paraxanthine methyltransferase 1-like — encoded protein: MATTPKWIMVGGEGPESYNQNSSYQRALLEAAKEKMSEAIKAKLSLDLIYDRFSVADFGCASGPNTFVAVQNIIDAVEDKYRKETGQNPAENIEFQVLFNDFTTNDFNTLFQSLPAGRRYYSAGVPGSFFERVLPKESFHIGVINYAFHFTSKIPKGITDRDSPSWNRDMHCTGFNKAVKKAYLDQYSADAKILLDARADELVPGGLMLLFGSCLRDGVKMSETSKGIVLDAVGASLNDLAQQGVIEQDKVDSFSTPLYFAEESELKQIIEENGRFTIEAFEDIIHAKGEFTLDPKVLAVSCRASFGTFLSQHFGEQVFTKVFDLIEAKLRQELPRLLNAKPGMQYLIVLRKKN